The genomic DNA ATTTTTAATTAGTGCACAATTAAAATATGGTCTCTATACTCTAATTATTCATCTTAGTCTCTTCTAATATGATGCATGCAAGTGTCTTAACTGATAGGGGTTTATTGTGTATTTTTTTGGTACAGGTTTTAATTATGATAATTGAAGTGATGCTATGATTATTTTATTTGATTGCTGTTTTATTATGATGTGCAAGCTGATGACTTGATATGgattttaatttcattttaatGAGTTGAAAATTTGGGTGTTTTTTATATGGTAATTTTAATGAGCTGATGACTTGATTTGGGTGATTTGCAATGGGTTTTTGATTTGGGTGTTTTTAATATGATGCATGCTTAGATTTAATATGATGCATGATTAGATTTATTAGTGTCATTCTAACTATGACGTGTCTTCTTGTTAGTGTTGTAGTATTCTGTAGTTACTGAATTTTTGGATGTGattgttttatatttttaataGATTTTCCCGTCTTGATGAAGGTTGCTTTATCTATTACTGGTCCTGAAATATAATAATCTCTTCAAGTGTTTTGACTAAGTACCTTTTATTCACGTTCTAGAAACGTTTGCCTTATGCTCAATTTCATATCTAAATTATTTGAGTTGTTGAATCAGTTTATTGTGATGAATTGGCTATCTCGTTATGATATGATTAATTTGTTAATGATGCTTAGTCTTAATATTTGTTAGATTAATTTTTAGTTTAAATTTGCATTGCAGACTTATTATGGCTCCTTCTAAGCAAGCAACAAGGACAAAATCTGCTCCTAATTCAGGGGCGGCCAAGTTACTAATCAAGGCTCTAAAAACGATTCAGTCGGTGGAGATGTTCCAACCTAGAAGAAGCAATTCTTCCACAATTTTGGTTAAAATGCAACCTATTTCGAGTAACCTACAAAAAGAATTGACTAAGAAGAGAAAGCAAGTGACTGAGAAGCCGCCACCGAAGAAGAAAGAAGGACTGTATCTATTGAGACGCGGGCCAGTGTCAATGCATAGAATTGTTAGACAAAAGATTTTGGGGATCAAGAGTGAGATGTTATTCAATGCCAAAGGTGAGCCATACGGGGATGCAGCTACAGAGATGCAATCCTATATTGGGTTTTGGCAAGAACCAAGGCCCCAATTTTTTATGCCTCCTGGAAGTTAGTTTcgcaagaaaagaaaaacaagataTGGGATTGTGTGAAGGTACAAATTTGTTTTCATTGAGTAATTATACACAAATTCAATGTATGCACAAAGACCACTTACTCACACTTTTTTTAAATTCTTACTGTTGTAGATGGCGTATGAAGTTCCCCCATCAGCACAGATGTTGGTGTTGAGTTCTGCATGCCAGAAGTGGCGCGAGTTCAAGTGCAATTTAACAACTAAATATAGTATTCCTTATGCTCATGAACCTGAGATGCTAAAGCATCCTCCAGTAGATTACTCATTTATTGAAAGGGCTCATTGTGAGATGTTTGTTGCAAAGAGGACAACTGCGGAATTTTTTTTAATATCCTTTCTTGTCTTGTTATTTGTGCAATTCTTTAATATTTTTCTTGCTTACATTTTACTATTTTTTGTGTAGGAACTTCATGACACACAGTCAAAAAGAAGAGAATTGAATAAATACAATCACCGTATGTCTCGCAAAGGTTATGCCAATCTAGAACAGGAAATGGTTAGTGATCACGAAACTCACACTACtttcttatttttctttttaggACATTGTATGTAATGTTACTCTTGTCAAGATGCTTTGTAATGCAGATTGAGTCTGATCCTAGCATGGAGATAGATCGGTCGGATACTTAGATCCGAGCGCGACGAGACGAAGATGGAAATTTTCAGAATGATGAAGTTAAACAAATTGCTGAGGATATTGTAAGTTATTAAATTTTTCTTTGAATAAAACATAGGCACCTAGGCACTGTCTAAGTTATATATTATTTAACTATGTCTAACGTGTTTTGTTCATTTTGTAGGCGAAGATGAAAAGGTTGGTTCATGAAGGAGAAGTTACAATTTATGGAGTTGATGATGTGTTGACAAAGGTGCTTGGTAACCCTGAGCACCGAGGACGAGTACGTGGGCAAGGAGTTCATGTGAAACAATCAACTTATTTTAGTATTCCAAGACCGAAAAAGAAAAGGACTATGGATGAGAGAATACAAGAGAATGTTCAGAAGTTTGTGGCAGAGGAAACAGAAAAGATTGTGAAGCAGAGAGATGCGTTCTGGATGGCTGAAGTAGAGAAGTTGAAAGCAAGTTTTGCTGGAAAGATTTCAAGGACTGAGGGTAGTCCACTGATTGATTCGCAACAAGGGAGCTGCTCTAAGGGTGGAGAAGGAAATTTCAAGGAGTTAGATGGGTCTGGATGTGCAAAGCAGAAATTGGATCTTGTCGAAGATAAAAATGAGGtagaaaataataataaatttgagGTTGTTGTACCAATTGGAGGTGGGGATAATGCAGTTGACATTATGTTCCAAGAGGGTGTCAAGGCTCATAGGAGTTGTTTGGAGTGGCAGCTGGCGGTTGGGACCACGAGCAATGTTGTTGCTTATGCAACCAAGGAAACTGACGTGTCCAATGGAGAGCAGGTTCTCCATGGAGTTACATAGGTGAAAGAAAATACACGAGTGTCAATCACTCGTGCAGTCCAAGGATCTGTTCAAATTCCTTTCCCAATCAATGATGAAATCAGAACTGTGCAAGAAGCTATTGGAACCAACATAGCCTGGCCAAGAGATCTTATACTTGAAGTAAAAAAATCATCGGTTGCTGTAGTGGAATCACCTAGAAAGGTTATATTCTgtgtaatttttaattttgtaaaagAAGTCGAGTTTTGTGGATTTGCACCTCTAATTTGCTTCACAATTGTTTGGTTTCAGGGAGTTAAGAAAAATGCAATAAAGAAGATGAAGAATGTCAAAGACTGTATTGAGAATGTGGTTGAAGATTGTGAAAATTACCCTGTTGCTTTAAAGCGTTTATGGCTTTGGGCAAAGGATGCTCTAGCTAATGGCCATACATCACCTTTTAATTTATGCCAAGACGCTTTTGGGTCAACGAAGAAACAATGTTTGTTTCTATCAGACATCTATTCTTTGTGCAAAGGAGGTGAAATATCAGCCTCAGTTATTTGCATCTACATTCAGTAAGTgtcaaatttttaaaattaagtTGCCTTATTAATGATGATTGAATGTGACAAGATATGTGTTAACGAGCGATATGTTGTTTATGCAATATATTGCAAGAAAATTTAAAAAGGCACAAGATGACTGATATGATAGCTTTTGTTGATCTTGGCATGATAGGCGCTGTCAATTGTGGTTCCGCTGCTGAAAGGTCACGTGCCCTTTCTTTTAGATTCAAAACTTCTAAGAAAGGGCAATTTTGTCTATTGCCATATAACTATGCGTGagtttttctatttttatttattttgactTGTAACGTATCAATGTGCACTGTATACATCTATGGATTATATGTTTACGGTGTGTTCATGATTTTACTAGGAACCATTGGGTTTTGATTGTTGTCAATCCAGAAACACAAGTAGTGTACCATTGGGACCCTTTAAAGTGGCGAATTGCAAGTGCCGAATGGATGGAAGTGGTTGACAAGTGAGTGATGCATAATCACTTTGTTTATTCAGCATTAACTTTTACAATTTGACAACTGATTTCTAATGTCTATATTTATTATATTGTTGAAGTGCCATTAAACTTTACAAGGAAAAGGGGAAGAAGATGTTGAAGAAAAAAATAGTTCGGGAGAATCTCGTGGTATTTATTTTCGTAGCATCGATGTtgtcatttttattatttatacgagggtaaatataataatttaaatcTATTCTTCAGGGAGTTCCAGTCCAGAATGGAAGTAAGGACTGTGGAATTTATGTGATGCTCTTTATGTAGGAAATATGCGAAGATAAGGAACTTGAAATTTGCTCGAAGGTAATATTGATAACTGCTTTTATGGCGCACttgtttttcttttgttctttATCAGTGAAATCTTACGTTCACTTGAATTGATTCTTTTTCAGTGGCTCCATAGGGGAAACCACATCTTCAGCGATGATAATGTTAATGAACTGAAGAGTGCTTGGGCAAGGTTCTTCCGGAAGCACCATACCTGTTAGGTGCTTAAATTTAGTGTTTTTGTGAAAATAGTTGAACAGTGGGAAAATATGGTGGTATATTTTGGgggataaattatttatttaagttCTGTTTTGGGAACCAGTTCAGGGGAATATGATCTAGATGACTTTAGTTTTTGTTGGTGTATGGTGGATGAATATTTTGGTTTTATTGGAGGTTGATGGATGGATAGTTTGATGGGTAATATTTTTTATGAACTGGACCGTTGTGCCATTTAATACGTTGATGTTGGTTATCGTTTGATGTATTTATCTTGGTCATGGTTTATAATTCTTGTATGGTATACTTTTAATTTAGTAGTTTATCAAAAGATGTGTGATCTTTTGTTAGTTGTTATACATTGTATCACACAACAGTTTCATTGCTATTATACCATCAAACCATTGTAAAAACAAACTTCACACAACTCTTTTAACAGCAAAACCGTATACTAATATGCATTTCACACAATAGGTAGAAAGATGAAACCATTGGCCAAATAAATACACACAACAGTTGACCATTTATAACCATTGTCCCAGATTAGTCCTACAACGAAACTTTGCAAACCATTATAGAAATTGTTGTATGTCTTGTCTTCACACATTGCATTCCCCTCAAAGACCCATTGTGATAGAGTAATCAGGACAACACACATGGTTTTAAAAGATGTTGACTAACTAGATGTTTAACAATAGGTAGCAGTACATGAGTGTTGTTTGATCTAACCTTTTACAACCATTGTAAAAGAACTTAAAGTTGTCTTAGTGGAAGACACACAACAATGTCCGTAGTTTTAAAATGTTATGGTAAGGGAGATTATGTATTGATAACTACCTCAAAAACACTTGACTAATTAGATTTTACATAATGGTCACTAATTCTATCATGTTGTTGTATTCACCCTCTTACAACCCTTTTTAAAGACAGTCATGTTGTCTTAGTGGACGACACACAACATTTTCTGTAGTTTGAAACTATTGTGGTGCATGAGATTATGTATTAATAATCACCCAACAAACACTTGACTACTAACATAAATTACAACAGTCATTAGTGAATAAAATGTTGTTGCATCCAATGTTCTTACAACACTTTTAAAGAGGCTGATGTTGTCTTAGTGGAAACAGACAATGATTGTGTACCGTTGTTTGATACCCGCAAGAGACGGCATCTTAATACTCAAAGGTATTTGAGGGTCTCGGACAATGGGCATAAACCGTTGTTACACCCTATTTTCCTTGTAGtgcttaaaaatgagattatgagaatagtatcaatattcctaaaggtccctagtcgagtattattattaagggacaacaataatgcattaagactagtgtgtttgttgactgatcatcacatctcattgatcataggtatagtgatactgaAGTAAAACACACAGgcagatgtaaatgtacatggtgctgaacagacccgatgtgagattctacatgtctgttatgtcataagtaattctcacagtgataatgatgtaatggtccttagacctgaagtattagtaaattagaatatcaatatttatctaattaattaagtcatacttaattaatattataaataatttgaattactttaatataatttaaatccaatttaaattaaatcaTTCAAgtattctttgtgtgtgaccctataggttattattacgttggcaacgaattttaaatctaatttaaaatcataaacaatgagcgacatctagtaatacatcattgctatccaagtaataataattgaatcggtgatcgattaaacctttcatgattaatgtagaatgtaatataatctctttaaccaaatattatagattaaactagaggaaagtaatgtgtcatcctcatcaatgtttaatccaggttttcttgatcaatgagtagattatcatatcaaattaacaTTTGAGA from Apium graveolens cultivar Ventura chromosome 5, ASM990537v1, whole genome shotgun sequence includes the following:
- the LOC141660967 gene encoding uncharacterized protein LOC141660967; its protein translation is MKRLVHEGEVTIYGVDDVLTKVLGNPEHRGRVRGQGVHVKQSTYFSIPRPKKKRTMDERIQENVQKFVAEETEKIVKQRDAFWMAEVEKLKASFAGKISRTEGSPLIDSQQGSCSKGGEGNFKELDGSGCAKQKLDLVEDKNEVENNNKFEVVVPIGGGDNAVDIMFQEGVKAHRSCLEWQLAVGTTSNVVAYATKETDVSNGEQVLHGVT